A window of Fluoribacter dumoffii NY 23 contains these coding sequences:
- a CDS encoding thaumatin family protein codes for MKKITLIVSIITGLYSSFQAIAGIDPVGWTLSPSSGIPAQTTVGNTYPVVYTFTNNLKHPVPLKITTEYTGSQFTVSNGCNPSIPLAPRGKPKSSCTVAVQFKPNKSGAASLQLTMNYHNNVVPLPKLATTASGTVNKGPIIGFVSEPLPAVTYTNSSYKVSFTYINEGPVPITATSVTVNGFTSTANTCSNQPINGSGGQCTITGTFTPVAIGQATLNVKYTYLKGSSSVSVPLSTSTVVRSGSGCHQITSSAVLPLPTQTYQYSDNVVKYVFTNHCPQPETLSNVTVTYTGGSATLTQGKNTCNGATLGTSASNNSCFIYVSVVPTTTTAKLDVSASVSYSGVTETATTSEAVLSIPNQTTVHNVTFVNQCPFPVWYEFENGGPSSSTSPDPTPPGGSYQLNQQISNSAPSVINLSVREYVNGALYVRTGCDVTTGICATGTCPAFSASDPMRCAQNTQPMNFPPLTKMELFMQPASAIGTDGVYDVSMVNGFNVPAEVRSLAPVVTGPPPPNNAPYPFNCGQSAGALIQPKATGLGACPWSFSPPNTGGVDIPPNYTAVEGGAATGCTNSSSCAAHEYCGMGFDSGTGKWNRLCAPFLGYTNVLTYTGYSSPGQWGTINLYTGFGLGTTLPPQPSPGYGNSSVTGLAATYTDMWGCSPTSTGALQSGYSFTYLVCGCHNWSPGITAQVSQCLADNADWEAAVYPRINWLKKACPTAYSYNHDDASTSFTCNVSGKQTSYQITFCPGGVTGNPNYPN; via the coding sequence ATGAAAAAAATAACTTTAATAGTTTCTATAATTACAGGCTTATACTCCTCCTTTCAGGCAATAGCAGGAATTGACCCCGTTGGATGGACATTAAGCCCATCCAGCGGCATACCGGCACAAACAACGGTAGGCAACACTTACCCCGTAGTCTATACCTTTACTAATAATTTAAAGCATCCTGTACCCTTGAAAATTACTACGGAATATACAGGAAGCCAATTTACTGTTTCAAACGGATGCAATCCTTCCATTCCACTTGCCCCGAGAGGCAAACCTAAAAGCAGCTGTACTGTGGCTGTGCAGTTTAAACCGAACAAATCGGGTGCTGCCTCATTGCAACTTACAATGAATTACCATAATAACGTTGTTCCCCTGCCAAAACTTGCTACCACAGCTTCAGGAACAGTAAATAAAGGCCCCATCATAGGTTTTGTATCAGAACCATTGCCTGCGGTTACCTATACTAATTCTTCCTACAAAGTTTCATTTACCTACATTAATGAGGGGCCTGTCCCAATTACTGCAACATCAGTGACTGTCAATGGTTTTACGTCCACCGCAAACACATGCTCCAATCAACCCATTAATGGAAGCGGCGGCCAATGCACCATTACGGGCACTTTCACCCCCGTAGCTATTGGGCAGGCCACCTTAAATGTGAAATACACCTATCTCAAAGGAAGTTCCAGTGTTTCTGTTCCATTGTCTACCTCAACAGTTGTTCGGAGTGGTTCAGGTTGTCACCAAATAACAAGTTCCGCAGTACTGCCATTACCTACACAAACATATCAATACTCGGATAACGTAGTAAAATATGTTTTTACCAACCACTGCCCCCAACCTGAAACCTTAAGTAATGTCACGGTAACTTACACAGGTGGAAGCGCAACGCTTACCCAAGGGAAAAATACATGTAACGGAGCGACTCTGGGTACCTCCGCATCCAATAACAGTTGTTTTATTTATGTATCTGTTGTTCCCACCACCACAACTGCCAAACTCGATGTCTCGGCATCAGTTTCTTATAGTGGCGTTACAGAAACTGCAACAACGAGTGAAGCTGTTTTGTCCATTCCCAATCAAACCACAGTGCACAACGTAACCTTCGTAAATCAGTGCCCCTTCCCGGTTTGGTATGAGTTTGAAAATGGAGGTCCTTCCTCAAGCACTTCCCCAGATCCCACACCACCAGGAGGAAGTTATCAGCTGAATCAACAGATTTCCAACTCAGCGCCTTCGGTAATTAATTTATCAGTTAGGGAATACGTGAATGGCGCACTCTATGTGAGGACAGGATGTGATGTCACAACCGGGATTTGTGCAACAGGAACTTGTCCTGCATTTAGTGCTTCTGATCCTATGAGATGTGCACAAAACACTCAACCAATGAATTTCCCACCTTTGACCAAAATGGAATTATTCATGCAACCTGCCAGCGCAATCGGCACCGACGGTGTTTATGATGTATCCATGGTCAATGGATTTAATGTCCCGGCTGAGGTACGCTCCCTGGCTCCAGTTGTCACAGGCCCCCCTCCTCCAAACAATGCTCCTTATCCATTTAATTGTGGACAATCTGCAGGCGCCTTAATTCAACCTAAAGCTACAGGTTTAGGAGCTTGTCCCTGGTCATTTTCACCCCCAAATACAGGAGGGGTAGATATCCCTCCCAATTACACCGCAGTTGAAGGCGGAGCGGCAACAGGTTGCACCAATTCATCAAGTTGCGCCGCTCACGAATATTGCGGCATGGGTTTTGACTCAGGAACAGGAAAGTGGAACCGTTTATGCGCTCCTTTCCTCGGCTATACTAATGTCCTCACCTATACTGGATATTCATCACCAGGCCAGTGGGGAACAATAAATCTTTATACCGGTTTCGGTTTAGGTACCACTTTACCGCCACAACCTTCACCTGGTTATGGGAACAGTTCAGTAACGGGTTTGGCAGCAACATATACGGACATGTGGGGATGCTCTCCAACTTCTACAGGAGCACTGCAATCAGGATATTCCTTTACATACCTTGTTTGTGGGTGCCATAACTGGAGCCCTGGTATTACCGCCCAAGTGTCCCAATGCCTGGCAGACAATGCGGATTGGGAAGCTGCAGTTTATCCGCGTATTAACTGGCTTAAAAAGGCCTGCCCAACTGCATATTCTTATAATCATGACGATGCATCAACTTCTTTTACATGCAATGTTTCAGGCAAACAAACAAGTTACCAGATTACTTTTTGTCCTGGAGGAGTGACTGGTAATCCCAATTACCCCAATTGA
- a CDS encoding DUF3541 domain-containing protein yields MRYLIFILFLFHSLCHANIGDQILKEYQSKFYTLPVTHQEHFAMRMYALTGNEEYINPIINYLYILGGRYRYLYKNLQNEIVIEIENKRLLSIAEGDTEKTKKRIKESLKYPKIAYYLSLLIMTNKIYFYHMEETPLFPDTIKVINFLKTKKNYFKKYILDKENIKIYGAQLINYVYYLYDFGIIDLRASYMQNFREVFADHQDSQLNDMDYSAKIYGMTHFILSESRYYQKPFDPNQFNWINTYLKTHIDEIISRTEYDVVAEVGVCLMLIQDNDFKIINKIKSYLETIYNKNYHMLPNKENSFDLVKGEHRNILTIMLFNWPNKLTPVPRSLFQTMLEKNFVLSEYDSKITYGLRVPY; encoded by the coding sequence GTGCGCTATTTAATCTTTATTTTATTTTTGTTTCATTCTTTATGTCACGCCAATATTGGCGATCAGATTTTAAAAGAATATCAGTCTAAATTTTATACTTTACCCGTTACTCATCAAGAACATTTTGCCATGAGAATGTATGCCTTGACAGGTAATGAAGAATACATTAATCCCATCATCAATTATCTGTATATTTTAGGCGGCAGGTACAGATATTTATATAAAAATTTACAAAATGAAATAGTGATTGAGATCGAAAATAAAAGACTCTTATCAATTGCTGAGGGAGATACTGAAAAAACTAAAAAGAGAATAAAGGAAAGTTTAAAATATCCCAAAATCGCCTACTATCTTAGTTTGCTGATTATGACCAATAAAATATATTTTTACCATATGGAAGAAACCCCACTATTTCCCGATACCATCAAAGTCATTAATTTTTTAAAAACTAAAAAAAATTATTTTAAAAAATACATCCTTGATAAAGAAAATATCAAAATTTATGGGGCTCAACTCATTAATTATGTTTACTATTTATACGATTTTGGGATCATTGATTTAAGAGCCTCATACATGCAAAATTTTAGGGAAGTTTTTGCTGACCATCAGGATTCCCAATTAAATGATATGGATTATTCAGCAAAAATTTATGGGATGACACACTTCATTTTAAGTGAAAGCAGGTATTATCAAAAACCGTTTGACCCAAATCAATTTAATTGGATAAATACATACTTAAAAACCCATATTGACGAAATAATTTCTCGCACGGAGTACGATGTAGTTGCTGAGGTGGGTGTATGCCTTATGCTGATTCAGGACAATGATTTTAAAATTATTAACAAAATCAAATCTTATTTAGAAACAATTTACAATAAAAACTATCATATGCTCCCAAATAAGGAAAATTCATTTGATCTCGTTAAAGGAGAGCATCGGAATATTTTAACAATCATGCTTTTTAACTGGCCCAATAAATTAACTCCGGTTCCGAGATCATTGTTTCAGACCATGTTGGAAAAGAATTTTGTTCTCAGTGAATATGACTCAAAGATAACCTACGGACTTCGGGTACCCTATTAA